The genomic DNA AAATTGAATGATCAACGATCCTCATTTTGAGAGAGAACAAGACAAGTACGACAATCCTATTCCTAGCCGTGAGTATATTTTAGAATACTTGCGTGCACAAAAGTCTCCTGTTACCCGCGATAAAATTGCCGAAGCATTAACCATTACTGAAGAAGTGCCATTAGAAGCGCTTCGTCGCCGTTTACGCGCAATGGAACGTGATGGGCAATTAGTCTTTACCCGCGGGCAAAGCTATGGCTTACCTGAACGGATGGATTTATTGTCTGGTACGGTTTTAGGCCATCGCGATGGATTTGGCTTTTTTAAGCCAGATGAAGGCGGTGATGACTTATTTATTAATAATCGCGATATGCTGATGTATTTCCATGGTGATAAAGTGCTCGCTCAAAAAGCGGGTACCGATCGTCGTGGTCGCCGTGAAGCACGTATTGTCCGACTAGTACATGAGCGAACCGCAGCGTTAGTTGGACGTTATCACGTCGACAGCGGTATGGGCTTTGTGATTGCAGATGACCGACGTATTACCCAAGAAATATTAATCGCCAGCGAAGATACGTTTGGCGCTCGCGCCGGTGATGTGGTTGTTGTTGAATTAACTCGTCGTCCAGGTCGTTTTGTTAAAGCAGCAGCAAAAGTGACTGAAGTCTTGGGTAAGACAATGGCACCGGGTATGGAAATCGAAATTGCGTTACGTAATTATGATTTACCCCATACTTGGTCTGAGATTATTGAGAAAAAACTTAAACGTATTCCCGACGAAGTCACCGAAGACGATAAGTTAGGTCGCGTTGATTTACGTCATTTACCGTTGGTCACCATTGATGGCGAAGATGCCCGTGATTTTGACGATGCGGTATACGCTGAAGCAAAACCAAGTGGTGGCTGGCGTTTATGGGTTGCGATTGCTGATGTGAGCCATTATGTACGTACTGATTCTGCATTAGATACTGAGGCTCACTCACGAGGTAACTCAGTATATTTTCCGTCGCAAGTTATTCCAATGTTGCCTGAGAAAATCTCTAACGGCTTGTGTTCATTAAAGCCCCAGGTCGATCGTTTGTGCATGGTGGCCGAGATGACCATTTCTGCTGCCGGCAAATTATCGGGAACCAAGTTTTATTCTGCAGTAATGCACTCTCATGCTCGTTTTACTTACACTCAAGTGGCCGCGATGCTTGAAGGTGGCGCTATTGCGCCTGAGCACGAAGCGTTATTCCCACATTTATTGTGTTTGCAGTCATTATATCTCACCTTAGATAAGCGTCGTGCAGAGCGTGGGGCAATTGCATTTGAAACCCTAGAAACGCAGTTTATCTTTAATGAGCAGCGTAAAATTGACAAAATCGTCCCAAGAGGTCGTAACCAAGCGCATAAGATCATCGAAGAATGTATGATTTTAGCCAACGTGGCTTCAGCTAAGTTTGTTAAAAAACACAAAGGCGAAGTGCTATACCGTGTTCATGAAGCTCCATCGGCGCAAAAACTGGCTAATTTTAAAGAGTTTCTTGCTGAACGCGGCTTAAGTATGGATGGTGGACTCGAGCCGACACCGACAGACTATCAAAATATCATGCTGAAAATAGCCGATCGCCCTGACTTTGAGCTAATTCAAGTGATGTTATTGCGCTCTATGCGTCAAGCAGTCTATAGCCCAGATAACGAAGGTCACTTTGGTTTGGCATTAGAAGCGTATTCGCATTTTACCTCGCCAATTCGCCGTTACCCTGATTTGGTTTTGCATCGAGTGATCAAATATTTGCTCGCAAAAGAGCAGGGCGATGTTAACGATAAGTGGACGCGGGATGGGGGTTATCTCTACCAACTTGAAGAATTAGATTTATTAGGTGAAGAATGCTCTACCACTGAGCGTCGCGCTGATGAAGCAACTCGCGATGTCAGTGATTGGCTGAAATGTGAATATATGCAAGATCATGTCGGCGATACCTTCGATGCAGTTATTGCCTCAGTCACTAGTTTTGGATTGTTTGTCAGACTTAACGAATTATTTATTGATGGGCTGGTGCATATTTCAAGCCTGGCCAGTGACTACTATAAATTTGATCCTATGCGCCAACGATTAATTGGTGAAAATACTCGCCAAGTATACCAAGTGGGTGATGAAGTGACCGTTAAAGTTGCCGCGGTTAATCTTGATGATCGTCAAATTGACTTGTTGATGGTGGGTGACAACAGTAAAGGCGCGGGTAAACCTGCACGCAAAGGCAGCAAACCTTCAACCGCTCGTGAACGAGTGAATGCAGAAGGGGCTAAATCGGCACGGGGTAAATCGACAGGTAAATCTGATAAACCTAAGTCGGATAAGCCTAAATCGGATAAGCCTAAATCTGATAAACCTAAGTC from Shewanella psychromarinicola includes the following:
- the rnr gene encoding ribonuclease R — its product is MINDPHFEREQDKYDNPIPSREYILEYLRAQKSPVTRDKIAEALTITEEVPLEALRRRLRAMERDGQLVFTRGQSYGLPERMDLLSGTVLGHRDGFGFFKPDEGGDDLFINNRDMLMYFHGDKVLAQKAGTDRRGRREARIVRLVHERTAALVGRYHVDSGMGFVIADDRRITQEILIASEDTFGARAGDVVVVELTRRPGRFVKAAAKVTEVLGKTMAPGMEIEIALRNYDLPHTWSEIIEKKLKRIPDEVTEDDKLGRVDLRHLPLVTIDGEDARDFDDAVYAEAKPSGGWRLWVAIADVSHYVRTDSALDTEAHSRGNSVYFPSQVIPMLPEKISNGLCSLKPQVDRLCMVAEMTISAAGKLSGTKFYSAVMHSHARFTYTQVAAMLEGGAIAPEHEALFPHLLCLQSLYLTLDKRRAERGAIAFETLETQFIFNEQRKIDKIVPRGRNQAHKIIEECMILANVASAKFVKKHKGEVLYRVHEAPSAQKLANFKEFLAERGLSMDGGLEPTPTDYQNIMLKIADRPDFELIQVMLLRSMRQAVYSPDNEGHFGLALEAYSHFTSPIRRYPDLVLHRVIKYLLAKEQGDVNDKWTRDGGYLYQLEELDLLGEECSTTERRADEATRDVSDWLKCEYMQDHVGDTFDAVIASVTSFGLFVRLNELFIDGLVHISSLASDYYKFDPMRQRLIGENTRQVYQVGDEVTVKVAAVNLDDRQIDLLMVGDNSKGAGKPARKGSKPSTARERVNAEGAKSARGKSTGKSDKPKSDKPKSDKPKSDKPKSDKPKSDKPKPSKRRSSGKASSPAAKPAVANNSSAVEQKADATKPNSSVKKNPAKRSKR